AACAGCGTACCCACTCGCAAGCGCGACTTGCCAGCGACACCCCGAAAAAATAACGTGATCAACAGAGCAAACACCATTAAATTCCACAGAGATTCGTAGAGGAATGTGGGATGAAAATACTCAAAACTAGCTAATTGTGGAGGACGGCGTTCTAGTGGAATATACAGCTTCCAAGGTAAGTTGGTAGGATCACCAAAAGCCTCAGAGTTAAAAAAATTACCCCAACGCCCGATCGCTTGTCCTAAAATCAGAGAAGGAGCCACCAAATCAGCCAGTTGCCAGAAAGAAACTTGCTTGAGTTTGGCAAAAATTAAAGCGGCTATTGTGCCACCAATAATTGCTCCGTGAATTGCAATACCTCCTTGCCAAATAGCAATAATCCGTTCGGGAGACTGGGCATATTCTGACCACTCAAATAAAACGTAGTACAGCCGTGCTGCGGGTATTGCCCCAATCACCAACCAAATTGACAAATCGCTCAGCAAGTCTGGATTGACGTTACGGCGCTTTGCTAAGTATTGAGAAAGGCTAACGCCGATTAATACGGCTGTGGCAATCAACAAGCCATACCAGCGAATAGTTATTGGGCCTAACTTCACCAGAATTGGGCCTGGAGAAGTAAATTGAAACGCCAAAGGCAAAATGGAAAGATCCAGTGCCATGCAAAAGTACCTAGTTGACTAAATTGTTCAGCTGTTATCAGCTTCTAACCCCATGATTGAAAGGGGTTTTTATATATAAACAATTAGAGCAGGTTTTGCTTAACTGGTGACTGGGGGCTGGGGACTGGGGACTGGGGACTGGGGACTGGTGACTGGTGACTGGGAAGTAATTCAGTTTACACACAGAGCGTATTTCTTCCTAATCCCCGATCCCCAATACCCGATCCCCAATCCCCAATCCCCAATACCCAAGGTTCCGATATAATTACTCAAGCAGCTTGAAGGCACCTAAGTACCGTGATTGCTATTTATCCAGGTAGCTTCGATCCCATCACTTTAGGTCATCTTGATATCATTCAGCGTGGTAGTCGGCTGTTTGATAAGGTGATTGTTGCTGTACTACGGAACCCTAATAAAGTTCCACTGTTTACTGTGCAGGAACGACTAGAACAAATTCGTATAGCTACGCGACATCTACCTAATGTAGAAGTAGATAGCTTCGATGGTCTTACCGTCAACTACGCCCAAAAGCAACACGCAGGAGTCTTACTGCGGGGTTTACGAGCAATTTCTGACTTTGAAGTAGAGCTACAAATGGCTCATACTAATAAAACTATTTCAACTCAAATAGAGACAGTTTTTCTGGCTACATCAAACGAGTATAGTTTTTTAAGTAGTAGTGTGGTAAAAGAGATTGCAAGGTTTGGTGGTTCTGTCGATCATCTTGTTCCCCCACACATTGCTTTAGATATATACAAATGCTACAACCACAACTCCCCAACGGCGAACCCAATGACAACGGAGACTATCTCCCCCCGCAAGAGTATCCCGACGGATCTGGAAGTATAGATATTCAGGAGGAACTCAATCGACTGGAGGAATTAATTCTTGATGATGGTTTCCGCATTCCGCTGACGGGACGCATAGTAATAGACGAAGAAAGGCTATTGGAACAACTCGATTTCATCAGAGTTTGCCTGCCATCAGTGTTTCAGGAAGCAGCCGCAATCCTAGAACAAAAACAGGAAGTTCTGCTGGAAGCAGAAGAGTATGGGCAGCAAATTGTTGAGGCTGCCCAAGCAAAAAGAGCGCAAATTTTGGCCCAAAGCGATATTGTCAAGCAGGCAGAACGAGAAGCTGAAGAACTGCGACGAAAAGTGCAACTTGAATGTGAGGCAATGATGCAAGAAACCCTCACTGAAATTGACCTCAAGCGGCGTGCTTGTCAGCAAGAGTTAGAAGAAATCAGAAAAACAGCGATTGCCCAAGCTCAAGAAATTGAAAATGGTGCTGATGAATACGCTGATAGTGTCCTCGAAGGTATTGAGCAAGACCTGCAAGATATGTTACGAATTATCACCAACGGACGGCAACAATTACGAGCAGATAATTTATCCTCCCATAAAAAGAAGTAAGTTGCTTTGATGAAAATAG
Above is a window of Nostoc sp. UHCC 0702 DNA encoding:
- a CDS encoding DivIVA domain-containing protein codes for the protein MLQPQLPNGEPNDNGDYLPPQEYPDGSGSIDIQEELNRLEELILDDGFRIPLTGRIVIDEERLLEQLDFIRVCLPSVFQEAAAILEQKQEVLLEAEEYGQQIVEAAQAKRAQILAQSDIVKQAEREAEELRRKVQLECEAMMQETLTEIDLKRRACQQELEEIRKTAIAQAQEIENGADEYADSVLEGIEQDLQDMLRIITNGRQQLRADNLSSHKKK
- a CDS encoding prolipoprotein diacylglyceryl transferase, giving the protein MALDLSILPLAFQFTSPGPILVKLGPITIRWYGLLIATAVLIGVSLSQYLAKRRNVNPDLLSDLSIWLVIGAIPAARLYYVLFEWSEYAQSPERIIAIWQGGIAIHGAIIGGTIAALIFAKLKQVSFWQLADLVAPSLILGQAIGRWGNFFNSEAFGDPTNLPWKLYIPLERRPPQLASFEYFHPTFLYESLWNLMVFALLITLFFRGVAGKSRLRVGTLFMIYLATYSLGRLWIEGLRTDSLMLGPLRIAQVVSLTGIALGLAGLAWLYIRKRPLPDVVSPLKGDGE
- the coaD gene encoding pantetheine-phosphate adenylyltransferase, whose protein sequence is MIAIYPGSFDPITLGHLDIIQRGSRLFDKVIVAVLRNPNKVPLFTVQERLEQIRIATRHLPNVEVDSFDGLTVNYAQKQHAGVLLRGLRAISDFEVELQMAHTNKTISTQIETVFLATSNEYSFLSSSVVKEIARFGGSVDHLVPPHIALDIYKCYNHNSPTANPMTTETISPRKSIPTDLEV